A genomic window from Lineus longissimus chromosome 17, tnLinLong1.2, whole genome shotgun sequence includes:
- the LOC135501216 gene encoding uncharacterized protein LOC135501216 isoform X1, protein MLGSVFSRLPFWKQDDSLRNWLHGNTFVFGDYTRCLLDCFENYDRDGYLNIEETRRALNELKLYPTKSQVYEILYCSSDYEKHEKEKVSFAQFCVLASELREGYKKGMVGVNPFSRKDKDEIIWKRQKRKVTGIVTNFQVFLGGACNPTQWRTTEAIPFLKQHCITYYNPQVPNWTPELVEIEDQAKHIAEVLLFVINNKTRCIASLVEAAYLAGCGRQLLLVLIPLVGPEIVIAGETISKTDLESLQRGHEFLHDLVERCGLPVFADIPTALQCTAHVLQKGQDVSELTLRDGVQPVRYTHVRVGDKYMKLGEAFNHVDVKYEGSISIEDVTLACKTLTNCPLDSSFQKILKHSNKKSFSFEEFCCLVTEIKYGSKGFFKDLFKQLYSWSWKILSHLTQAWLIQTLGHPAPSLGYNLLLNRLATTSRRSRGTKSSSRALREDMGDNVFSRRDVFLGGSCGESTWRKDVAIPMLRKEGLSFFNPQMPKWSARYIPMEANTKNNCRLLLFVISSDTRATAAMLEAGFYVGLGCEVVLCIQCIPKGAVIEGEMLTPLAVKDYNRGRMYLTDVANRDGVPVFDNVAEAVQCVIDRLRTTACSHANCS, encoded by the exons ATGCTGGGCAGTGTCTTTTCGCGTCTGCCGTTTTGGAAACAGGACGATTCGCTCCGAAATTGGTTGCATGGCAACACCTTTGTATTTGGCGACTACACAAG gTGTCTGTTAGACTGTTTTGAAAATTATGATCGAGATGGTTATCTGAACATTGAAGAGACTCGACGAGCTTTGAATGAGTTGAAACTTTATCCGACCAAGTCCCAGG TGTATGAGATCCTGTACTGTAGTTCAGATTACGAGAAACATGAAAAGGAAAAAGTGTCTTTTGCACAGTTCTGTGTTCTTGCTTCCGAGCTCAGAGAGGGCTATAAAAAAGG CATGGTTGGGGTGAATCCATTTTCAAGGAAGGACAAAGATGAGATTATTTGGAAGCGACAGAAAAGAAAAGTAACTGGTATCGTCACAAATTTTCAAG TATTTCTTGGAGGGGCCTGTAATCCTACACAGTGGAGGACAACAGAAGCCATCCCATTTCTAAAACAACATTGTATTACATATTATAATCCA CAAGTTCCAAATTGGACGCCTGAGTTAGTCGAGATAGAAGACCAAGCCAAACATATAGCAGAGGTCTTATTATTTGTGATAAACAACAAGACACGTTGCATAGCATCTCTTGTCGAGGCAGCTTATCTTGCTGGATGTGGGAGACAGCTGCTGCTGGTCCTGATACCACTGGTGGGACCTGAGATTGTGATAGCAGGAGAAACGATTTCCAAAAC TGATTTGGAATCCCTGCAGCGAGGACACGAGTTTCTCCATGACCTAGTTGAGCGATGCGGTCTTCCAGTTTTCGCCGATATACCAACAGCTCTTCAGTGTACTGCTCATGTGCTACAAAAGGGGCAGGATGTTTCAGAGCTGACACTGCGAGATGGTGTGCAACCTGTCCGTTACACGCATGTCAGGGTTGgagataaatacat GAAACTAGGCGAGGCATTTAATCATGTCGATGTCAAATATGAAGGCAGCATAAGTATAGAAGAT GTCACCCTTGCTTGTAAAACGCTGACAAACTGTCCGCTCGACTCTTCCTTCCAAAAGATACTTAAACATTCCAACAAAAAGTCATTTTCTTTTGAAGAGTTCTGTTGTTTAGTTACTGAGATTAAATATGGC TCTAAAGGCTTCTTTAAAGACTTATTTAAACAGCTTTACTCATGGTCTTGGAAAATTT TGTCTCACCTGACGCAGGCGTGGCTCATCCAGACTCTTGGACACCCAGCGCCATCTCTTGGCTATAATCTTTTACTAAACAGATTGGCCACAACGTCAAGGCGTTCTCGAGGAACTAAGT CCTCCTCTCGGGCGCTCCGGGAAGACATGGGTGATAATGTGTTCAGTCGGCGTGATGTCTTTCTCGGGGGCAGCTGTGGAGAATCAACCTGGAGGAAGGATGTGGCAATACCTATGTTGAG gAAGGAGGGTCTCTCCTTCTTTAACCCCCAGATGCCAAAATGGAGTGCCCGATACATCCCAATGGAAGCAAACACGAAAAACAACTGTCGTCTGCTGCTGTTTGTGATTTCCAGTGATACCCGGGCaacggcggccatgttggaagcTGGATTCTATGTTGGTTTGGGCTGTGAAGTGGTGCTGTGTATACAATGCATTCCAAAAGGGGCAGTTATTGAGGGAGAAATG CTGACACCACTTGCTGTTAAGGACTACAATAGAGGACGCATGTATCTGACTGATGTTGCCAATCGAGACGGAGTTCCTGTGTTTGACAATGTTGCCGAAGCAGTGCAGTGTGTCATCGATAGACTACGGACTACTGCATGCAGTCATGCCAACTGTTCATGA
- the LOC135501216 gene encoding uncharacterized protein LOC135501216 isoform X2, with amino-acid sequence MLGSVFSRLPFWKQDDSLRNWLHGNTFVFGDYTRCLLDCFENYDRDGYLNIEETRRALNELKLYPTKSQVYEILYCSSDYEKHEKEKVSFAQFCVLASELREGYKKGMVGVNPFSRKDKDEIIWKRQKRKVTGIVTNFQVFLGGACNPTQWRTTEAIPFLKQHCITYYNPQVPNWTPELVEIEDQAKHIAEVLLFVINNKTRCIASLVEAAYLAGCGRQLLLVLIPLVGPEIVIAGETISKTDLESLQRGHEFLHDLVERCGLPVFADIPTALQCTAHVLQKGQDVSELTLRDGVQPVRYTHVRVGDKYMKLGEAFNHVDVKYEGSISIEDVTLACKTLTNCPLDSSFQKILKHSNKKSFSFEEFCCLVTEIKYGSKGFFKDLFKQLYSWSWKISSSRALREDMGDNVFSRRDVFLGGSCGESTWRKDVAIPMLRKEGLSFFNPQMPKWSARYIPMEANTKNNCRLLLFVISSDTRATAAMLEAGFYVGLGCEVVLCIQCIPKGAVIEGEMLTPLAVKDYNRGRMYLTDVANRDGVPVFDNVAEAVQCVIDRLRTTACSHANCS; translated from the exons ATGCTGGGCAGTGTCTTTTCGCGTCTGCCGTTTTGGAAACAGGACGATTCGCTCCGAAATTGGTTGCATGGCAACACCTTTGTATTTGGCGACTACACAAG gTGTCTGTTAGACTGTTTTGAAAATTATGATCGAGATGGTTATCTGAACATTGAAGAGACTCGACGAGCTTTGAATGAGTTGAAACTTTATCCGACCAAGTCCCAGG TGTATGAGATCCTGTACTGTAGTTCAGATTACGAGAAACATGAAAAGGAAAAAGTGTCTTTTGCACAGTTCTGTGTTCTTGCTTCCGAGCTCAGAGAGGGCTATAAAAAAGG CATGGTTGGGGTGAATCCATTTTCAAGGAAGGACAAAGATGAGATTATTTGGAAGCGACAGAAAAGAAAAGTAACTGGTATCGTCACAAATTTTCAAG TATTTCTTGGAGGGGCCTGTAATCCTACACAGTGGAGGACAACAGAAGCCATCCCATTTCTAAAACAACATTGTATTACATATTATAATCCA CAAGTTCCAAATTGGACGCCTGAGTTAGTCGAGATAGAAGACCAAGCCAAACATATAGCAGAGGTCTTATTATTTGTGATAAACAACAAGACACGTTGCATAGCATCTCTTGTCGAGGCAGCTTATCTTGCTGGATGTGGGAGACAGCTGCTGCTGGTCCTGATACCACTGGTGGGACCTGAGATTGTGATAGCAGGAGAAACGATTTCCAAAAC TGATTTGGAATCCCTGCAGCGAGGACACGAGTTTCTCCATGACCTAGTTGAGCGATGCGGTCTTCCAGTTTTCGCCGATATACCAACAGCTCTTCAGTGTACTGCTCATGTGCTACAAAAGGGGCAGGATGTTTCAGAGCTGACACTGCGAGATGGTGTGCAACCTGTCCGTTACACGCATGTCAGGGTTGgagataaatacat GAAACTAGGCGAGGCATTTAATCATGTCGATGTCAAATATGAAGGCAGCATAAGTATAGAAGAT GTCACCCTTGCTTGTAAAACGCTGACAAACTGTCCGCTCGACTCTTCCTTCCAAAAGATACTTAAACATTCCAACAAAAAGTCATTTTCTTTTGAAGAGTTCTGTTGTTTAGTTACTGAGATTAAATATGGC TCTAAAGGCTTCTTTAAAGACTTATTTAAACAGCTTTACTCATGGTCTTGGAAAATTT CCTCCTCTCGGGCGCTCCGGGAAGACATGGGTGATAATGTGTTCAGTCGGCGTGATGTCTTTCTCGGGGGCAGCTGTGGAGAATCAACCTGGAGGAAGGATGTGGCAATACCTATGTTGAG gAAGGAGGGTCTCTCCTTCTTTAACCCCCAGATGCCAAAATGGAGTGCCCGATACATCCCAATGGAAGCAAACACGAAAAACAACTGTCGTCTGCTGCTGTTTGTGATTTCCAGTGATACCCGGGCaacggcggccatgttggaagcTGGATTCTATGTTGGTTTGGGCTGTGAAGTGGTGCTGTGTATACAATGCATTCCAAAAGGGGCAGTTATTGAGGGAGAAATG CTGACACCACTTGCTGTTAAGGACTACAATAGAGGACGCATGTATCTGACTGATGTTGCCAATCGAGACGGAGTTCCTGTGTTTGACAATGTTGCCGAAGCAGTGCAGTGTGTCATCGATAGACTACGGACTACTGCATGCAGTCATGCCAACTGTTCATGA
- the LOC135501022 gene encoding ankyrin repeat and SOCS box protein 17-like, with protein MPFLQPSRRAEVLAKLSYFLQHAASLEVETRDGKMRLVDAYMAGEETPLALACRFRQPAIVLLLLRHGARTELPYARHQFSDCLEVLLTSLYFVHTTENDHENVEKSLQYICRSAERISMKRLEHRLADNMYKPSHPSWREIIPSRRHKDPAELQHLCRCNIRRQLHKSFSLPNGIEKLPLPNRLKKYLDLEFD; from the exons atgccatttctccAGCCAAGCAGACGTGCAGAGGTTTTGGCGAAATTGAGTTACTTTTTACAGCACGCGGCGTCGCTAGAGGTTGAGACGAGAGACGGGAAAATGCGTCTGGTTGACGCCTACATGGCGGGAGAGGAAACGCCACTGGCCTTAGCTTGTCG GTTCCGCCAACCGGCCATAGTGCTCCTTCTCCTCCGACACGGCGCGAGGACAGAATTGCCATATGCCCGTCACCAGTTCAGCGACTGCCTGGAGGTGCTGCTGACATCTTTATACTTCGTCCACACCACGGAGAATGACcatgaaaatgtggaaaaaagtTTACA ATACATCTGCCGCAGTGCTGAAAGAATCAGCATGAAGCGCCTCGAGCACCGCTTGGCGGACAACATGTACAAACCATCACATCCATCATGGCGGGAAATAATCCCAAGCAGACGACACAAAGATCCCGCCGAATTGCAGCATCTTTGCCGCTGCAATATCAGACGGCAGCTGCATAAATCCTTCTCCCTGCCTAATGGTATAGAAAAGCTGCCTTTGCCTAACAGATTGAAAAAGTATTTGGACCTGGAGTTTGATTAG